DNA from Mucilaginibacter mallensis:
CCTTAATGCTGACAGGCATGACGGCAGAACCGCTTTATGTTATTGATGGGAAAAAGGCAAAACCGGATGACCTTAAAGCGATAGACCCTAGTAACATTGAAAGTATAACTGTGCTAAAAGATAAGTCGGCCGAAACGATTTATGGTAAGGATGGAAAAAATGGTGTTATTGTTATCACTATGAAAAAGAAGAAATAAGCCTAAACGTTAATAGTTAATGTTAAGCCGCTGACGGGTATCCCGTTTAGCGGCTTTTTTGTATTTAATTGATTGCTATTTGTTTATATAAATATTTATACATTTATATAAACAAAACCAATTATCATGAACTGGAAACTCATTTTTCAATTATCGCTTTTTGGGTTGATAATGGCATTCGGTACCGTATCACTGATACCGGAAAAAACGGAAGGGATATTTTGGGTAGTGATATTTATTTTTTGTGCCTATGTTATAGCTAAACGATGCACGGGGCGGTATTTTCTTTATGGTTTTTTGGTAAGTATATTTAACAGCGTGTGGATCACCCTGGCGCACGTGATCTTTTATAACAGCTATATATTACATCACATGGATATGGCTAAAATGGGCGACAATATGCATGTGCTCAGTACCCATCCACGATTATTAATGATCATACTGAGCCCAATATTCGGGGCGATCTTCGGCTTGTTCCAGGGTTTATTTGCGTTTATAGCCTCAAAAATTGTAAAAGGCCCGATGCCGAAAGCGCAGGTATAGCTATCAGAATAACATTGATTACTTTTTCTTTTTGGCTTCCATAATTGGCTTTACCACATCACCTTTGCCTGATTGGTAATCAGATGGGGCTTTTTTGCCTGTAGTATTCGGAAGTTTCTTTTTCTCTTTTACGGTTTGCCTGTCTTTACTCATGGTGATGTTTTTCGATAGTTTAAACACATGATTTAAACCGATGGTATTAATAAAGGTAGGCTAATTGTAGCGCAAACAAGAATAGCGGACTATTTAGGAGACTTTTTTCGATAAAAATTAAAATTGAAAACAAACACACCGTATAAATTATTAATTTAGCGGCATAATTACGGATACAAAATTTATACAAAAATGAAACCATTCATTTCAACATCATTTTACGGGGTTATGAACTACCTGTTAAGCATTACAATTATGACCTCGCCATGGTTGTTCGGTTTCTCACAGATTGGTGGCTGCTCTTTACTTTTACCAATATTTTTTGGCTGGCTGCAATTTGTAATGGCTGTATTCAGTAATAATTCACACGGCTTTATTAAGGTTTTCCCAATGGAAATGCACTTCTTCCTTGATGTGATCATCGGTTCATTCCTGCTGGCATCACCATTTGTATTTGGTTTTGCATATGACAGAGAGGGCGTATTTGGGCATGTTGATGGCGTGTTTTTACCGCAAGTTATATTAGGCGGTCTTTTATGTATAATGGGCATATTTACCACAAAATCACCATTCACTACAGGCCCTGAGCACCGCATGCCTCAAGGGCAGTTATGGTCAACTGATTCAGAATAAGCAGATCAAAATATTATAAGAGCCAGGCTTAAGGAGTTTTAAACTTTAGGAGCCTGGCTTTTTGTTTATAAGTAAGTTAATTAGTATACCAATAGCTATTCCTCCTGTATAAGATAGCAGATCGCCCCATAAAAAGGTATCGCCTAATACCAGCCTGCCAAACAGTGTATGCCGTAAACTGTCGATCCATGGTGCTTTATATAATTGGCTGAATTCTATCGCGTAGCAAAATGATATGCTATAAATAACTATCCTGGTTATATCGGCTTTGATAAACAGAAAGCGCATGATAAAGTAAACCATCAGTGCCCATAATACATCGCCAATAAATAAGGGAATTGCCGTATAATGCCTGGAGAGTAACCCAATAATAATAGTGACAATAATGAGGATGAAATAGGTGAACCTGTATTTCATTTCTTTTTCACCTCATAAGCCATAATAAAGGAGTTAGTTACACCTTTCCCATTACTATCAGCCTTAAAAGAACTACCCAGGTCCAGTTCGCTGTCCGTTACCTTTAGTATTTTGTAGGTCATCTTGTTGCCTATGATCAGGCTGTCATGCGCTATTTTATAGGTGTAGATGGATGGCGGGTTTTTATTGATCTTATAACTGAAGCGTAGGGTATCATTATTGGTAAGGTCTAAAACATTTGCTCCGATCCAGATTGAGCCTGAATTTTTGGAAAGGGAATCAAGCGGCTTAATAGATCTGAATATCCATATTTTGTGAATAGACGCTGATATAGAATCGGTTTT
Protein-coding regions in this window:
- a CDS encoding ribosomal maturation YjgA family protein: MKYRFTYFILIIVTIIIGLLSRHYTAIPLFIGDVLWALMVYFIMRFLFIKADITRIVIYSISFCYAIEFSQLYKAPWIDSLRHTLFGRLVLGDTFLWGDLLSYTGGIAIGILINLLINKKPGS
- a CDS encoding SPW repeat domain-containing protein — translated: MKPFISTSFYGVMNYLLSITIMTSPWLFGFSQIGGCSLLLPIFFGWLQFVMAVFSNNSHGFIKVFPMEMHFFLDVIIGSFLLASPFVFGFAYDREGVFGHVDGVFLPQVILGGLLCIMGIFTTKSPFTTGPEHRMPQGQLWSTDSE